A stretch of the Aegilops tauschii subsp. strangulata cultivar AL8/78 chromosome 4, Aet v6.0, whole genome shotgun sequence genome encodes the following:
- the LOC109743379 gene encoding metacaspase-1, whose translation MQRSAAMNCGSGPAPATMVRCRQCSASVAAPPGARAVQCMQCCCVTRVGGGGRQHGAMVPAMRPIPGFGGGRGKKRAVLVGIKYTNTRACELRGPINDVKCMRYLLTEHFGFANDCVLILTDEERDPCRQPTKNNIRMAMHWLVQGCSSGDSLVFQFSGAGVQVPDCSGEERDGMDEAICPLDSFQQGPILDDEINQAIVRPLVHGVKLHAIVDACHSATVLDLPYQCTFSKQYGCLRWRDERPLNGAFKGTSGGQAVLISGSSNGKTQMNMMPGPDATVGAMTHSFIRAVECEPRTTYGHLLTSMRTIMRDGGGNCNLQGPAGGCVRKVANFSGVEEPQLSSACKFDIHREPFCM comes from the exons ATGCAGCGCTCAGCAGCCATGAACTGCGGAAGCGGTCCCGCTCCGGCGACGATGGTGCGCTGCAGGCAGTGCAGCGCCAGCGTTGCCGCGCCGCCCGGTGCCCGTGCCGTCCAGTGCATGCAGTGCTGCTGCGTTACCCGCGTCGGCGGGGGTGGCCGACAGCACGGGGCGATGGTGCCGGCGATGCGCCCCATtccgggcttcggcggcggccgCGGCAAGAAGCGCGCCGTGCTGGTCGGGATCAAGTACACCAACACTCGCGCCTGCGAGCTGAGGGGCCCCATCAACGACGTCAAGTGCATGAGGTACCTCCTCACCGAGCACTTCGGCTTCGCCAACGACTGCGTCCTCATCCTCACCG ATGAGGAGAGGGACCCGTGCAGGCAGCCGACAAAGAACAACATCCGCATGGCGATGCACTGGCTGGTGCAGGGTTGCAGCTCCGGAGACTCCCTGGTGTTCCAGTTCTCCGGCGCTGGTGTGCAGGTCCCCGACTGCAGTGGCGAAGAACGTGACGGCATGGACGAAGCCATCTGCCCCCTGGACTCGTTCCAGCAGGGCCCCATCCTGGACGACGAGATCAACCAGGCCATCGTACGCCCGCTCGTGCACGGTGTCAAGCTCCACGCCATCGTCGACGCCTGCCACAGTGCCACCGTCCTCGATCTCCCATACCAGTGCACCTTCTCCAAGCA GTACGGGTGCTTGAGGTGGAGGGATGAGCGCCCTCTGAACGGCGCCTTCAAAGGCACCAGCGGAGGCCAGGCCGTGCTCATCAGTGGCAGCAGCAACGGAAAGACCCAGATGAACATG ATGCCTGGACCCGATGCAACGGTTGGCGCCATGACGCACAGCTTCATCAGAGCAGTGGAGTGCGAGCCGCGCACCACCTACGGCCACCTGCTCACCTCCATGAGGACCATCATGCGCGACGGCGGTGGCAACTGCAACCTGCAGGGCCCCGCCGGCGGCTGCGTCCGCAAGGTGGCCAACTTCAGCGGGGTGGAG GAGCCTCAGCTGTCTTCTGCTTGCAAGTTTGACATCCACCGCGAGCCGTTCTGCATGTAG
- the LOC123493451 gene encoding disease resistance protein RGA4-like, whose amino-acid sequence MAAICAVLVVILMSAAGKPAMAYVDGQPLACPSAATACRTACIPACNAFAEKMCSVLCALAPGAGQTCVNQLFTPCQVTCKNLLATSPHKPPSTIRVPKKETHCRDLESTSKTMADFALGLTKTAVEGTLSRVKSAIEEEAKLKEKVHQDLVFIIGEFQMMQSFLETAKWERAKNKVANTWVRQLRELAFDVEDCVEFVVHLDKDSAWWWRVVPSCMAPPRHLDEAAAEIKQLKARVEDVSHRNMRNNLISDSGSHSKIVMPMAPAATTSSPLAFDNLRQVWEAAGKIRDTGDLQDLIRHEDSDLRVISVWGSTGDDLGMTSIFSKAYCGKKISQEFKSRAWVKLIHPFNPEEFLKNLLTQFYESSHQANVDVGHLNKAQLMQQVMEHKYLIIVEGVSTVVEWNAIKMYLPNNKKGSRILVSTQDLGIALQSPGEPYLVSELGRFSDGKSLCAFFKRVSP is encoded by the exons ATGGCGGCCATCTGCGCGGTACTGGTGGTCATCCTCATGTCTGCTGCGGGCAAGCCGGCGATGGCCTACGTCGACGGGCAACCCCTAGCTTGCCCTAGTGCAGCGACGGCATGCCGCACAGCATGCATACCTGCGTGCAACGCCTTTGCAGAGAAGATGTGCAGCGTGCTCTGCGCCCTTGCTCCAGGGGCGGGCCAGACCTGCGTGAACCAGTTGTTCACCCCTTGCCAGGTTACCTGCAAGAACTT ATTAGCGACATCGCCTCACAAGCCGCCTTCTACCATACGAGTACCCAAGAAGGAAACACATTGTAGAGACCTTGAGAGCACAAGCAAAACAATGGCGGACTTCGCACTTGGGCTGACCAAGACGGCGGTGGAGGGGACGCTGAGCAGGGTAAAGTCGGCGATAGAGGAGGAGGCCAAGCTCAAGGAGAAGGTGCACCAAGACCTGGTGTTCATCATCGGCGAGTTccagatgatgcaatcctttctggAGACCGCCAAATGGGAGCGTGCCAAGAACAAGGTGGCAAACACATGGGTGCGGCAGCTCCGCGAGCTGGCCTTCGACGTGGAGGACTGTGTTGAGTTCGTTGTCCACCTGGACAAGGACTCTGCATGGTGGTGGCGTGTGGTGCCTTCCTGCATGGCACCACCACGGCACCTAGACGAGGCGGCCGCTGAGATAAAGCAGCTCAAGGCCAGGGTGGAGGATGTAAGCCATAGGAACATGCGCAACAACCTCATCAGTGATTCTGGCTCCCACTCGAAGATCGTCATGCCGATGGCCCCGGCGGCCACCACCTCCAGCCCATTAGCATTCGACAACCTACGCCAAGTGTGGGAGGCTGCTGGGAAGATACGTGACACCGGGGACCTTCAAGATTTGATCAGGCATGAAGACAGTGACCTTCGAGTGATATCGGTATGGGGAAGTACAGGAGATGATCTTGGAATGACGTCCATCTTCAGCAAGGCGTATTGTGGCAAGAAAATCAGCCAAGAATTCAAAAGCCGTGCATGGGTAAAGCTCATACATCCTTTTAACCCTGAAGAATTCCTCAAGAACTTGCTGACTCAGTTCTACGAGAGCTCTCACCAAGCAAACGTAGATGTTGGTCATCTCAACAAGGCCCAGCTCATGCAACAAGTGATGGAACACAAGTATCTCATCATCGTCGAAGGAGTATCCACCGTGGTAGAGTGGAATGCTATTAAAATGTATCTTCCAAACAACAAGAAAGGCAGCCGGATCCTTGTCTCGACGCAGGACTTAGGGATTGCACTTCAATCTCCTGGGGAGCCCTACCTAGTATCAGAGCTCGGGCGGTTTTCGGATGGAAAATCACTTTGTGCCTTTTTCAAGAGGGTAAGTCCATAa